TCATTTCAAGACATCACCGAGCAGGTGAAAACACGCCGGGAGCTGCAGGAAAGCGAAGAACGATTCAGGAATCTTTATGAAGCTGCGCCGGTCGGAATTTCGAACATCACTCCGGATGGCAAATTCATACGATGCAATCCGGCGCTGGAAAGAATCATCGGCTACACCGAACCAGAATTGCAGAAGCTGTTGATCTACGAGGTCACCCATCCCGAGGACAGGGCAGCAAATGAAACTCTCATGAACGAAATTGCCGAAGGCAGGATCAGAACAGGTTCGCTGGAAAAAAGATATATCAGGAAGGACGGGAGAATAGTTTGGGTGCGGCTTGTATCCTCGGGAGTGTACGATTCGGGGGGACAACTTCTCTATTCGGTTTCGATTACCGAAGATGTAACTGACAGGAAATTGGCGGATGACAAAATCAATCGCATGAACAGGATTTACGCTGTCCTTTCAGAGATCAACGAGACACTGATCCGTGTACGCGATTTGAAAAAGCTGTTTGAAGAAGCGTGTCGAATCGCAGTCGAGGTCGGGAAGTTTAAGCTTGCCTGGATTGGAACCGTCGACGAGAAGACCGGGGATGTCGATCCGGTTTCATATTCCGGCGATGGAGGAGGTTACCTCGAGTTGCTGGACATTTCTATTTCGCCCGAGAAACCTGGCAGCCGCGGACCTGTAGGTGTCGCACTTCGCGAAAAGCGCCATGTCGTCAGAAATGATATCGAGCATGACGGTGTGGTCTTGCCATGGCATACCGAGGCACTTAAACGCCGGTTTAGATCCTCCGCGGCCTTCCCGCTGATGAATGCGGATCGAACCTACGGAGTCATTTGCTTCTATTCTTCCGAAGCCAGGTTCTTCGACGAACAGGAGGTTGCTCTTTTGAGAGAATTGTCTTCCGACATTTCATACTCGATTGAGAATATCGAGCTTGACGAGAAGCACAAGGAGCTGTCAAAGGATCGCGACCGCATGTTCAACTATTCACTTGACATGTTGTCGATCATAGGATTCGATTCGTACTTGAAGCAGATCAACCCGGCGTGGTCGAAGATACTTGGCTGGACGAACGAGGAGTTGTTGGCGAAACCGTTTCTGGAGTTCATCCATCCCGAAGATCTCGGGCCGACGACCGAATTTGCAGCGGGTCTTGCGAGAGGGAAGGCGGTCTACTCCATCGAGAACCGGTGCAGGTGTAAAAACGGAACTTATAAGTGGCTTTCGTGGAACTGCGTCCCGCTCGTCGAAGAGAAGATGGTATTCGCCGTGACGCGCGATATTACCAATCAAAAGCAGAGTCAAGAGCAGCTCCTTGTAAGAAATGCCGCCATCGAGTCATCCATGAGCGCGATCGGACTCGCCGACATGGACGGCAAGGTATTTTACATCAACGCAGCTTTTTTAAATCTTTGGGCCTATGACCACATTCATGATGTGATCGGGAAGGATATTTCGGAATTCTCTATGTCGGCGGAAAGGCTGCAAGGTGCAATCGCAACAATGAAGGCAGGGAAAGGTTTCTTCGGTGAAAGCAAAGGTGTAAAAAAAGATGGGACCACATTCGATTTCCAGATTTCCGCCAACATCGTGAAGTCGGAACGGGGAGAACCCATTTGCATAATGGCTTCTTTCATGGACATCACCGAGAGGAAGAGAGCCGAAGAAAAACTCAATGCCGCTTACGAGGACTTAAAACATTCCGAGGAGAAATACAGGTCGCTCTTTGAGCAATCGAAGGATGCTATCGTCATGGCGAGACGCGACGGCTCCATGATAGACGCAAATCCGGCAGCGGTCGATCTGCTCGGCTTTGATTCTAAGGATGAGTTCCTTCGGACGAACATACGCGATATTTATGCCGAACCTGAAGACAGGAAATTACTCCTTGAGGTTCTCGAATCGGATAATCATCTGAAAGAGCATGAATTCGTTCTCAAAAGAAGAAATGGAGAACTGGTAACGGTCAGCGCCAGCATAACGGGTGTTCGCGATGAATCGAGTCGCCTCGTCTCTGTCCTTGGTATTCTTCGTGACGTCACCAAGCAGAAGAACCTCGAGACCCAGCTTGTCCAGGCACAGAAATTAGAGAGTCTCGGAACCCTCGCAGGTGGAATCGCCCATGATTTCAATAACATTCTCGGCATTATCGCGGGTTACTCGGCATTCCTCGAGAGAAGAGACCCCGGGCCGGAGAAAATATTGAGGAGCACCGAAGCGATTCAGAAAGCTACCGCCCGGGGAACCGCACTCGTGAGGCAGCTTCTCACATTTGCCCGGAAAGGCGAGTCGGTATATGAACGCATCTCGATCAACGATGTTGCTGAGGAGATCATGAGACTTCTCGAGGAAACTCTCCCAAAGACAATCGAGGTAGTGCCGGATCTCGAGACCAAACTTCCGTCGATCGCTGCTGATTCGACACAGATCCATCAAGTTTTGCTGAACCTCTGCGTCAATGCGCGTGACGCAATGCCGAACGGCGGGACGCTCAAGATTAGAACCGGACAATTGGAAGGTGAGTCGCTGGCTTCGAAGTTTCCGGCAGTCTCGCCGGGAAAATATGTTATGCTCGCAGTGAGCGACACCGGGATCGGAATGGACGAGGAGACGAAGAAGCGGATGTTCGATCCCTTTTTTACGACCAAAGAGGTCGGCAAAGGTACGGGACTCGGTCTGGCACTCGTTCACAGCATCGTTGCCAGCCACCGCGGATTTGTGGATGTGGAGACGCAGCTCGACAAAGGTACGACGTTCTACATCTTTCTTCCGGTTAAGGAACGCAAGATGGAAAATGTCGAGACGACTGAAATAGCGATGCAGGATGTTCCGGGCGGGAACGAAACCGTTCTCCTGATCGAGGATGAAGAGATGCTGAGAAATCTTGTGAGAGCCGTCATCGAATCGAAAGGCTACAATGTGCTTGTCGCATCGGACGGCGAAGAAGGAATCTACCTATATAAGAAGTGGCGAAAGGATATCGATGTCGTCATATCGGATTTAGGTCTACCGAAGATTCCGGGCGATGAAGTCCTGAGGACAATCCGTTCAATGGATTCGAAGGCAAAGTTGATCGCAGCAAGCGGCTTCATAGAAGGAGACGTCAGATCGAAGCTGCTCGACTTAGGTGTGACTCATTTCATCCAAAAGCCGTACAGGCTTGCGGAAATGATGATGACGCTCAGAGATGTCATCGACGAGAAAGCGGAGTAAGCGCAAGAATATATCCTCCGAGTTCCAATAGTCGTCGCTGTAACTACCAAATGATAACATAGCAAGAATCGGGTTGGTTGTTCGCAGTCTTCTTTCTATCATGATTTGAAAAACTTTTTCTCTATTGTGCTTTTGGATCTTTAAACAACTGCAGATTTTCAGAAAGAAGTGACATCGCGAAAGGAGATGAGATGGCTTCCGAAAAAGATTATATACTGGGAACGCACGATGAAGAGATTTCGCGGCTCGGGCTTCAGCATCTCGTTTGGCGGCCGCGGGCACTGGACACATGGAAACGCGCTGGCTTCTCTGTCGGCCAAACGATAATAGACATCGGGTGTGGACCGGGTTACGCAGCGTTTGATCTGTCGGAAATAGTCGGAGCCTCGGGACACATTTTTGCCATAGACCGTTCCAGGAGATTTTTAGACAACGTCGAGTCAGCGCGGGACCGACGCGGTTACGCAAATATCACCGCGGTCGAATGCGATTTGGACGAAGAAGATTTTCAGGCCCCGCGTGCGGATGGAGCGTGGTGCAGGTGGATATTCTCCTTTGTGAAACGTCCTCATGAGTTGGTCAGCCGCATTGCACGAAGTTTGAAGAAGAATGGAGTGATCGTCCTTCACGAATACTTTGACTATTCAACGTGGCGGTTCGCTCCGCGTTCCGGCGAACTGGAGGAATTCGTGGAAGCGGTCATGGGAAGCTGGCGTGCGAGCGGCGGGGAACCGGATATAGGTCTCAACCTGCCGGTGTGGCTGGAAGAGTGCGGCTTCGAGATAACGGAGATGAAACCGATCATCGACATCGTGCCTGCGTCCAGCTTCGTATGGCAATGGCCGAGGGCTTTTATCAATGCGAATCTCGATCGCCTAGTCGAGCTCGGTCGTATGGATAGAGAAAGGGCGAGGGAGATTTTGCGCGCGGTCGATGCTTGTGAGAAACGCCCCGGCACTTTGATGATTACTCCGGCCGTCGTAGAGATAATTGCTTTATTAAAGAATCCGTAGCAGGACACCGGTTGAGGAATTTTCTCGCGGCCGTTTTGATGACGGATTACTTTCGCGGAGAAGACTCCTTCCGTCCGCCTCTCATTCTTGCATTATTGAATCAACTTGCGGATATTGAAGAAGCCATCATGGAGGGCGGTTTGATTTATTAATCGGTTCACAAGAGCAAAATGTTTGTGTGCCGGCCAGAAAAACGAAAAACATTTATGACAGGGAGCTTCACCAGAACTCAACAAGGAGTCTAACATGAGAAAGTTTTGCCGCATATTCTTTACATCTCTCACATTTCTTGCCTTGACGGCATTCTTGTCCGGGAAAGAAGCCACTGATTGGTCGAAGATCAAGAAACTGCGCGGGAGATTCGTCATTACCCTCAACAATTACACTTCCGACGAGAAGGCGAAGGCCCTTATAGAATCCTCGATGAGCGGGTTCCTCGTCCAGGGTGAGTTCAAAGCCGAGCGGGTTCCCTCGAGCGGCACCCTCCTCTACAAAGGAAAAGCCAGCGGCTTCATGTGTATGACACATAAGGCGACCGTCCTCGGGGACACTATGGTAACAAGCGAACAGGTCTGCGGAGGACCATTTAATGACGGCGAGGCAACTGTCGAGATCATGACAGACGACAACCAATATCAGGTTGAGTTCGAGGGAAGCGTGGGCGGGAAAACCGTCATCAGCTATCCTCTGTACAAAGCGGCGGCAGACTTGTTCTCGCAAGCTTACGACTTCAATACGAAGTACCACCCCGATTGGACCGACGACATAAGGATCGACAAAGGCTTAAGGGATGAATTCACAGAAGCCTCGAAAGGCGTGGACTCAACCGAAGAGGTTACGTTCAGTGCGGCTTCCGTACCGAAGATGGTGACGAAGCCGGGCCAGAAGTTTCCCGACATGAAGTTCTTCGATCTCCCGGAAACCGGTCAGAAGATCGAGGGATCGGGCGAGCTCCAGCTCATGGTCTCGACAACCATCATGCCGACAGTGACACCGGCTGCCTGCAGATGGATCGTGGAGGCGGAAGAATGAAAGAGTTCATACTTCATCATTTTTGCGATAATGTATTCGCTGCCGCACTCATCGCGCTTCTCTTCACCGTGGATACACTTGGGCCCCGCGCGCTCTACGCACAGAAGGTAATGGCCACGATTCCGACCGGCGCCCTTCCTACCGATGTCGTCGTAAATCCTGTTACCGACAAGATCTACGTATCGAATACGTACGACAGCACCGTCACGGTGATAGACGGGGCGAGGAACAGCACGGCCACCATACATGCCTGTTTTGCTCCTCAGATGCTCGTTGTCAATCCTGCAATGAACAGGATTTACGCGGCGGGATCGGAATCTGTCACAGTAATTGACGGAGCTACAGATGACACGATCGACATACCTGTTCCGGCCGATCCGATTGCAATGGCGCTCAACCCGGTCCCCAATAGGCTTTACATCGTGTGCCGGAATTTCGGTCAGCTTGTAGTGATCGACGGTAAGACCAACGCCGTGTCATTCCTGCCTGTCGGAGGATCGCCGGTGACGATTGCGGCCAACATGCGTACGAACATGATATATATCGGAGGGATTTCGGTAGACAGCAGCCTGATCGTGCTCGATTGCGCGACAGGCCGGATGCATGTCATCCTGGATACGATCATAGTATATGGCATCACGGTCGATCCTGCTGCAAATAAAATCTATGTCTCTTGCGCGGGACGGCGCACTAATTCGCCCGAAGTATTGGTTGTCGATTGTTCTACCGGCACGTTTCACGACATAAATTATGCGGCAGTGGATAACCCCTCGATTGCGCTCAACCCCGCGACCGGCAAGGTCTACGTCGCTGACCGCGGAAGCAGCGACATCAAGGTGATCGACGGCGCGACTTACGAAACTACGACATTGACCGGCGGAGCAGGCCAGGGAGCGATGGCGGTCGATGAAGCTCTGAACAGGATTTATATAGCTAACTCGAATGACAACACCGTTACAGTTCTCGATGGCAGAACGAATGGGATTACCACCCTGCGTGTCGGGACAAAACCGGTCGCAATCGCCGTCAATTCAGTCACACATAAAGTTTACGTGGTGAACCAATACGATAACACCGTGACGGTGATCGACGGGAGATAATGCGGATTGTGTAGTGCTCCGCACAAGATTCATCTCCCAAGTGGATTTCGGGGCCATGCTGCATGTGAGTGCAGCGGTGATTGATGCGGTCTGGAGAACGGCGCAGGTCGTTCGGACGAAGATGCAGGTAGTTGGGACTGAGATGCAATTAGTTCGGAAGAAGATGCAGGTCGTTCGGACGAAGATGCAGGTAGTTGGGACAGAGATGCAGGTCGTTCGGACGAAGATGCAGGTAGTTGGGACAGAGATGCAAGTGGTTCGGAAGAAGATGCAGGTCGTTCGGACGAAGATGCAAGTCGTTGGGAGAGAGATGCAATTGGTTCGGACAGAGATGCAATTCGTTGGGAAGAAGATGCAAGTGGTTGGGAAAGAGATGCAGGTCGTTGGGACGAAGATGCAGGTGGTCGGGACGGAGATGCAAGTGGTTCGGAAGGCGGTGCAGGTCTCCGGGGGAATCAGATCCGATCTCGTCGGTGCCATCAGTGTTTGCTTTAATCTTCTGTCCTTATCAAATTAGACAGTCATTTGAGGCGGGCTTTTAGACACTCATCAGATTACAAGACAAAAGCGTTTGCATAATAAATAGAATAAAACCTGACCCAATCCAATTGTCTTTATAGAAGTATCAAATGATAGAAGAATATTCCAACAACTTTTAGAAAAGAAAGGAAATATCATGCAACGATTCATGCGATTTTTACTGCCTACTCTCTCGACTTTATTGGTCTATTTCCTTTTTCTTCCGTGGCTGGCTCTACAGCTTGATTACAAGCTCTCATTTGTATGGCGGCTCCCATTTTGGACGGAGACAGTTGCCGCTGTCCTGGTTCTTGCAAGTGTTGCGGTCATTTTCAGGTATTTCTGGATGTGTGCGTACCATAATGATATGTCATCCTCAGTCAAGATGAATTGCCTGCATATAGTCGAGTCGGCGGGCACCTGGCTGGGCGGGGTCGGGCTTGCATGCCTTCTGCGTTCGCCATCTCTACTAGGCATAGACGGATTAATAGGAGTTATCTGCATCTTGTACTCATCACGTTCGGAAGATCCGATGCTGCTGTCTCGATTTGCCAGAACCGTGTTGTCGCAAATCAACCGGATTCCGCGATGGATAATGCTGGTGTTAGTTCTCGCCGGAACGGCGGCGGGTTTACCATCGCTCAGTGTAGACCGGCAATCGCCGCCAGCCGCGACGGAGCCTGCGATACTGGTACAGGTTCGGTGCAAACCCGGAACATCCTATCTCTGGAAGGCGGATTTCGATAAGCATATTAGGCCCGCTATCGAGGAGGTTATCGCCAAGGGAAATACGTTTACCGGTCTTCAAGTCATCCAGTCAACGCTTCCATGGCAGCCTTTCGATTTCATGCTGATCTACACTGGCAAGAGTTTTTCCTCGCTCGATAAACCCGGCGTGCCTCCTCATTTTGCGGCGCTCTTCCAGCGCGAGGGGACTGTGCGCGCTCTGGCGGTGCTCAAGGAGATGAATTCTTACGAAGAACAGTCCACAGTCACCATCGTTTACTTGAGCAAGGTGAGGTGAGCCATGCATGTTCTCGTGACTGGAGCCGGCGGCTTCATCGGACGCTCGGTAGTAAGAAAAGCGCGGTTGCACGGGTGGAAAGTGACCGGAGTCGCGAGACGTCCGGGTGCCGAGACAAATTTAGTTGCGGATTTACGCGATCCCATTCGCAATTGGGAAGTCCCCGATGCTGTCATCCATCTTGCTGGCGGTTTTGCAGGCTGCACAATGAAAGAGCTGGTGGATACCGATCTTGTTATTGCCAATAACCTGATTGAATGGGGAAAGAAAGAAGGAGTGCGGAGGTGGGTTTTCGCAAGTGCGGCAGAAGTTTACGGCGACATCGACGGCGAAGCTGACGAAGATTATCCGTGCCGTCCCGTGATTCCTTACGGAGAAATAAAACTCCGTGTTGAAGAGTTGTTCCATGATGCTGGATTTCCTGAAGTAATGGTTTGCCGTGTCGGCGAAGTGTACGGCTCCGACGGCCGCATTCTTCACGAACTGGGCGGCAAGTTGCGAATGGGGTTTTGTCCGTGGGGAGGCGACGGAAAAGTAAGAATCAGCTTCATACATGTCGAGGACGTCGCCGAGGCGCTTCTTCTTGCATGCGAAAAGGCGAAGCCGGGTTTCACCATTTACAATGCAGGCGACAACGAGCCCGCAACGTGGCGGCAGTTCCTCGAGGAGATTGCGTCCCAGCTGCATGTCCGCGGTCCGTACTATCTTCCCAGACTTGCCGCTTATCTTTATGCGTGGTCGGCGGCGTGGACAGACAGATTGAGCCGCAGACCGCCTAACATTACGCCGCAGACTCTTCGGTTGCTTGTCACGCCGAAGGTCTTATCGAGCAAGCGTCTGCACGATGAGCTGGGTTTCGTCCCGAAGTATGCGAACATCTATACCGGACTCAACGAAGCGCTTCACGTTATGGTGGAGTCGAAATAAAGATCCGAAAAAGTATGACGCCTGCTCGTCATTCCAACCAATCCCGCCATGCGGGATGACGGGGAATCTTTTTGAGACTTTTTAAAGGGTGGTAGAGAGGTAATCCGCACAAGATTCATCTTCGAAGTGGATTTTGGGACCAGGCTGCATGTGGCTGTAGCAGTGATCCATGCGGTCTGGAGAACGGCGCAGGTCGTTCGTACGAAGATGCAAGTAGTCGGGCAGGCTGTGCAGGTTTCCGGGGGAATCAGATCCGATCTCGTCGGTGCCATCAGTGTTTGCTTTAATCTTCTGTTCTTATCAAATTAGACAGTCATTTGAGGCGGGCTTTGAAACACTCATCGGTTTACAAAATGGAAACGTTTGTATGCCAGATAAAGAAGTAAAAACGCGATTTGATCTATTACCGATACGCAAAGGTCATAACCTGCAGCGCGTTTCGTGTCACATCCAATAACACAAGGAGGAACTTATGCGCAAGAACCGTTTTCTGTTTTTTGCTTTCATGACAGTCGCATCCATTGCCTTCGCAGCTTTCATGCCCGGAGGCGCCGACTGGTCGAAGGTCAGGAAGCTCCACGGGAAATTCGTAATTGCTATCGTCAACTACGCTTACGACCAGAAAGAAAGATCGTCCACGGCGCTTCTGATGAACGGCTTCGTTGCTCAAGGTGAGTTCACTGCCGAGCGCGTAGACTCTTCGGCGGAACGGATCCTCTATGTGGGAAAAGCAAGCGGCTTCCTGAGCATGACGCATAAGTCGAGCGCTTCCGACACCGATGTTGCGAAGAGCGAGCAGGTCTGCGCCGGAGACTTCAACACAGGGGATGTGAGAATCGAGATCATGCCGGGCGCCAACCAGTACCAGGTAACCTTCAACGGAAGTCTCCCGGCAGGGAAGACTCTTGTCAGCTACCCATTGTTTAAAGAAATGGAACGAATGTTCTCGAAAGCGTACGATCTCAACAGGGCAAAGAACGCAGACTGGGCAGCTGAGGGTCAGACCTACGATGGGATCAGAAACGAATGCACCGGAGCCTTGAAGGACGTGCAGACCACCGAAGAGGTGAGATTCAGTGCTACAACAATTTCGCAGGCTTCCGTGACACCGGACCAGGCGTCTGTCGTCGCGAAGACTTTTTCCCTTCCGGAGAATGGAACGAAGATCGATGGAGCAGGTGAAATTCGGCTCACGGTTTCGACGTCGCTGATGCCTGCGGTGGCCCAGGCCGCAAGCCGGTGGATGATTGAAGCGGAGGAATAATCGAGAGTTTGAATGAACGAATACCGGCCCTATGGGCTCACGATAATCCAACTCTCGCCGGGGTTCTTTCTCTTGTGTTAAGACAGGAGAAAAAGCGCTATGAGCAATTTATGTTGCGATCGAATGTCAGTGATTTGGAATCTCGTGGGATTTGTTCACTTTCTTTTGCTCACCCGGTGGAGGGAACCCGCATCTCCAGCCTTGCTTCTTCCGTAAATCATTATTGCCAGATATCCTAAGACTATCCAGATGACCTCGCGGGACCGCTTGATGGTGATAAATGCCAATGCGACCGAGGGAGCGTCGGCGACACCGAAACTGGCGATCAGTGAAACATAAGCGGCTTCTGTAGCACCGAAAGCCGACGGGATGAAGAAGAACGCTATCCGGAGAAGACATGCAGTCCCTTCCATGAGGAATCCCTGACCCACCGTGATGCTCTGACCGAGGATTCTCAGGATCACGTACGATTCGCATCCCAGCAGTGTCCATCCGACGACGAACGATGCGAGGGAGCCGAAGAGCGCTCGCCGGTTCTGACGTGAGAAGTGAAGGATCGTCGCGTCGATTCTGTTCACGCTCGACTCGATTCGGGAAAGAAAACGCCTCCATCGATTCCACGTGATTCGTTTCAGGAGCGATGCAAGCTGGGTAAGACGCGCGCCGCTGTAGATGTATATAACCGCAGCGAAGACGAGGGCGAGGAGGGCGACTGCCGGCATCATTGTTCTTCCTGAAAGCGCGGCGGCGGATCCATGCGCCGGCCCGGCAAAAATAATCAATGCCATGATGACCGTGAGGAACAATCCCTGTGCTGCCGCCATATTTATTTTTCCCATCAGGCAGGCGGCGAAGCTTTCTTCGATCGGTACATTGCAGGCGCGGCGCAGCCAGATGGGACGGAGCGTTTCAGCTGGCACGACGCCGGCAGGCAGGGAATTGATCAGCGTGTCGCACCCGATGCGCACGGGGAGAACCTTGAACAAACGTCTGAACGGACCGGTGCCGGGAATGCAGAGTGCGAGACCGAGAGACTCGGCCAATAATTCAAGGAGCGGCGGAATGAGGACGAGCATTACGGCGAATCCAACCCTGTCAAGAAGTGCGAGCACTGAGTCCACCTTCACGTTGACGAACTGGCGCCAGAGGATGAACACGATTATCGAAGCCGCAAGGACCTTCAGGACGATGCCTGCTGTCCGGCGTGCGGAGAAAGAGAGGGGCGGGCCGGGGCGATGAAGACCGTCCTCAATGCCGGGATTGCTCTTCGCTTGACTCCCATACTCTTCGTCTTCTTTCGCGCCTATGATTTTCATGCAGCTTCCTGTCTCGTATTGTTAGCTCAAGTTAATAAATGCGCCGGACAATAATGCGGGTGAGTTTGCTTTGATCTCCCTCTCGCATCAAATCAGTCGTTCGATGCGGGTTTTGAAACACTGAATGGTTTACGAAAAGAAAGTGGGCTGTTTGTATGCCAGATAGAGAAGTAAAAGCAATTCGCGATTTTAACATATCCCAACTGGAGTAAAATGGCTGGAGAAAAAATGGCGTCAAGTCGCCCTGCGGGATGCCGCAAGGCGGCATTTGGTACTTTCTGGAGCCTGTCCCAATGAATATCGGGATATTAAGATAAAGGAAAGAACGTTTTGTGGAATCAGTCATTAGCGAATTGGAGTATTGTAGTGTTTGTTCACTTTCTTTTGCTCACCCAAAAGTCCCGCCTTGCGGGATCCCGTACCTTGGAATACAAATGTTGAACGGGAACTGTGAACGGAAAGAAAAGGGTGCCCGCGAAAACGGTACGCCGTCGGCGGATCGTCACGTCCCCCCAGTCAAAGCGGGCGATTTCAATATACGGTGGATTGTATATGACAGCTGAGACTCCCGAAATCGCCCATTCAGGCGTATTGAAAGTTCAGTGGAAAGGGGACGTGACTCCGTTTTCGCACGGGCTGTATGAGATGCGAAGACCAAAAGAGGACCTGCGCTATGCCAAGTACAGAAGTAAAGACAATTCGCGACCCCACATATTCTCAGTACGAAAAGATCATTGCACGCCGCGCCTTCGATTCCCGATCCGAGGAAGTCGTCAGGCGCGCAAGCGGCTTTCAACCGGGAATCGGACGGCTTCTGACCGAGGCGATACCGAGGCATAATCGAGGCGATATCGAGGGACAACCGAGAATGACACGGCTTGCAATCGAGAAACAGGCGGCTTCCGACCGAGAATCATACGGCTTTCACACGGCTTTTGACCGAGAAACAGACGGCTTTCATACGGCTTCCAACCGGGAAATGACCGGCTTTGGGCCGGGAATCAACCGTGGTTAGAGAGAGCTTCAGACAGAAGGTTGTATTTATTTTTTTCTCATGAAATTGAATCCGTTGTTCAAAATGTCGGGAATGGTGGCAAAGATCTGAAAAATGATGGAGTACTCTTTGGATATTGATATGGCTCTTAGGAGAAATGGACATGGTTGATCCAAGGCATCAATTAGAAATCGACACCTCCGACCTCAACGGCGACGGCGAGTTTTCGGTGCTGGATAGTGATTTGTTTTAATCGTTCCTTCCTGGCAAATTAAACGAGCTTTAGTAATTGAAGGCGGGCCACTAAAAGATATACCGGTTTACGAAAAGAAAGTGGGATTTTTGTATGCCAGATAAAGAAGTAAAAACAATTCGCGATTTGATCTATTACCAGTACGCCAAGATCATAACCTGCCGTGCCTTCAATGTTCCGGACGGGCAGCAGGCGAAGAAACTGCATTACGGTTTCATCAAGAAGACGTTCCATGACTTGAAGTCGGGCGGGAAATCATGGTCGCACATCGAGCGCGAGGACTGGCAGCTCGTCGAAGCCGAGAAGAAGTGCGCCTATTGCGGCTCGACGGAGAACCTGACCCGCGAGCACATCGTACCGAAGTCGCTGCATATTAAACCCGACTGTCCCACATGCGACCATATCCAGTCGATCCACAATGAGGTCTGGGCGTGCGGCTCGTGCAACTCATCGAAGGGGACAATGGGACTTTACGAGTTCTACCACGACAAAATACTTCCCGACGAGCCGAAGTATTTCGATTACATTCCCGAGCTCGTGGAGAAGAAGTATCTCAAGACTATAATGAAGTGCCATGAATGTGCTGGTACCCTCGACGCCGCCAACCCGAATGGTGATCGAGAACTTTCGGTGCTGGATATTGATGCGGCGCTGCGAAGGAATGGCAATGAATAATAGAATGGATCACCATCGGCATCCCGCAAGGCGGGACGCCTCACGAAAGCCCGCAACCCCGAAGGGGTTTTGCCGAGAGTGGAGCCGTCCATTTCAATGGATGGCCCAGGACGATCATGAAATGCCACGAGTGCGCTGGTACCCTCGACGCCGCCAACCCGAATGGCAACGGTGAACTTTCGGTGCTGGATATTGATGCGGCGCTGAAAAAAGTCGGATGAAGACGAAACAAGGCAATATATCGCCCCTAAGGTTGGAATAATCAGTCTTTC
The nucleotide sequence above comes from Candidatus Acidiferrales bacterium. Encoded proteins:
- a CDS encoding lysylphosphatidylglycerol synthase transmembrane domain-containing protein, producing the protein MKIIGAKEDEEYGSQAKSNPGIEDGLHRPGPPLSFSARRTAGIVLKVLAASIIVFILWRQFVNVKVDSVLALLDRVGFAVMLVLIPPLLELLAESLGLALCIPGTGPFRRLFKVLPVRIGCDTLINSLPAGVVPAETLRPIWLRRACNVPIEESFAACLMGKINMAAAQGLFLTVIMALIIFAGPAHGSAAALSGRTMMPAVALLALVFAAVIYIYSGARLTQLASLLKRITWNRWRRFLSRIESSVNRIDATILHFSRQNRRALFGSLASFVVGWTLLGCESYVILRILGQSITVGQGFLMEGTACLLRIAFFFIPSAFGATEAAYVSLIASFGVADAPSVALAFITIKRSREVIWIVLGYLAIMIYGRSKAGDAGSLHRVSKRK